The nucleotide sequence TTGATGGTAAACACTCCAGCTTCAAGTTTGCTAGATGGTTTGAAATGTAATGAAAATTACGTGTAGATCTCCCGTGACTTTGGCTCCTTGTGAtactttttcttttaatgCTTGTCAAGTGTTAAATGTGTGCTAGAAGCTATTCAGTTCTCCACCATGACCAACACAGAATGCGTTTCTACAGCGCTGAAATTTACACGACAGTCACACCGaatcatcaagaccaagacttGAAGGGCTAAGAAACCGAAACCAAATGATGCTATAGAAGACAGAAATGCCAATTTCCAATAACAACTCCTCAGTCACTCATTGAAGCCCATCTCACCCAGTTGTGACACATTACCCTACAGCGACGGATCTCTCGGAACAACCAAAGATACCCTCGGGCTGCCGACACTTTGCGGCATTTACCAAATATTCTGCTACCGTCTGAAAGAACCGGCTTTCCTATCATTGCCCTCTCTGATCCTCCATCGTGTCATACAGTGTCATCCAAGGGCACGCATTTCAACCTCACGCTTGACGTACATGGCACTTACAACATTCGCGACACTCATTCAGATCAGCAACCCAGCTGTAACTACGCAATTGCCATTGACACCTTGCAGACACTCAAGATCATGTGCTGAGGAAACGGGACCGGATGAAGATCAGCCGCGCCACTACAAAATTCAGCTTTGGCATCCTCTCAGCTGGCCAGACCCTTCGATCTCGCCGAACTTGGTTGATGGTTCTCGATCGTTCAACAATACACAGACAGATGGCTCTAGAACACTGAAAAGGATCGTCTAGAATTTCGTCACGATCATCCCTCACCGTCTCTTGGGCTCTCACTAGCAGTAGAGCGATCGTGTAGAGCCGCCGATCTTTGGCGCAGTGACATACCCGTACACACATATCAGCCACATGGCAAAGCAAGACGGTCCATGAACCGGACACTGCTTAAACAGAAGAACTAGCAACCTTGATGCAATCTTCTGCCCAAGCTGATCGGCCAACTTCCATCACAGTCTCCTGTTGACTACGAGATAATCTCACAGAGGCTATCCGCAGGCTGTCAGCTCCGGTCAGAAGGCGCCACTCATTCTACGCtgcaaaaagaagaaaacaGTATTGGAACTAACTAACCAATGGTCGCTGCCTAGCCGGCTCCGTGGGCGAGTCCAGCCCCGTTTACTTGCGGGTAAGACCGGCGAGTCAAGGCCAGACGCCACAGGAACACTGTAATTTACCCCTGCCgaaaggtggaggagaagatccGTTTGTGGCTTTGCGGTAGGAGCCGAAAACATAGCATCCAATCACAAGGCGGAATCCAGAAAAATGGATTGGCCGTTAGGTCCCCGAGGCTGAATAAGGGGACATTACTCTTGGCATTTTGTTCCTTTTCCATACTTTCAACCCCGCTTGCCCCTGAGTTGTGCAAAAGCCGGTGCTGATCTGAAGCCACTATTGATTCTTTTCTACTCCACGAGCCGCTGAGGATAAGGCCACCAACAGTCAGAGACAATGTCAAAcaggagaagaagtgggAGTGGCGGGTTACCTTGAAACCATGTGTTTGACCCGCTCCGGAGATGTCTAGCAGCTAGAGAAGCTCTCCCCTGGTGTCTGAGAAGCCACAGTTCGGATATTGTTTGGCGGTTTGCAGGCGTAGCCGCCCTCCAACTGTGCCCATCACTCGCGaacggcctcctcggcgaaCTCATCGGGTGACGATGAGTCGATCAATGTCCAGACCGACAGAAGCTATCGGGGGAGCTATTGGAGCCACCGGGACCGCTACACAACCGGCACCAGCACATTGTCTGACATACGTAGCAAGCGTGAGCGCCTTTGGCTCATAGCGGGTCCTCGGTCCCTCATGCCCAGAGACGTATGGTTGGAGCGACAGGCCGGAGCACGCTATTGCCTAGCTACTCGAGCCACCAGAGCAGTTCTCGCGGCTTTCACGTCAAGGCGAGGGGCCTCGGCCGTGGCGGCCGCCAGTCTGGATTCGCTGGCAAGTGGTTAGACAGTCGGCGTGAGTGCGGGATGACCAATCGGCAGCGATAGCAGGCGAGGCTAGCAGGGGCATCACAAAGGTCCCAGCAGATTCCGAAGCTATCGAGACGATCCAGTGACATGGTGTGGTGTGGCGCGTGTGGCCTCGATAGACTGATGAATAAGGCCAACATGCATAATATGCATAGAAATGACAGCCAAGGCTCGGCTCTCGGGCGGGAATGGTAACGCTGGGATCATTCAGCCCTGAGCAGAGACGCCACGTGCCTGGCCAGTATCGACGCCTCGTCCCTGATGCGGTTAGCTGTTTGTGGGGGGCTGTACCTCCTTTTCCAAAACGGCGGAACAAGCACCCCGGCCAGCCAAGCATCACCCTCGATTGAGCCAATGCCGTGCATGCCCAGACTTGTTGGGCTGAGGGCTTGGCCAGTTGGAGAAGCACTTGGTGTCACGATCTGCAGCCGTCGGACCATCGGGCGTTTGTTGTGAAGGAAATAAAATGAGAGGGATCTTGGGACAGGAAAAGGAGACGCAGTGGATAGGGGGCAAAACATCGCCGGTTCAGAGGCCTCTCCGCCAAGCAAGAGATCTCGACCATCAACTCCTGGTGAGGTTCTACTGTATCATCCAGGGCTAAGCACGACCCTGAATCTCCGAAGCCCCAGCCCCTCTCGACCAGAAGCTTGGGTCTGTCTTCCTCGATTGATGCATACCCCGTCGACGCTAGTGCTCCATAACGCTATTGGCATGATCACCCTTGCTTGGGCCTCGCCCTGGGACCGAGCTCCTGCAGCCGACGGTCATCGGTGGCCCCGGGGTCACTGAATGGGGAAAGTGTTGGTCGAGATCTCGTTCGTGGCGAGCTGATATATGGGGATGAGCTACGGACTCTCTTGGATCAGACTCTTGATTCGGGAAGCCGGCATTTGACCGGGGAGGACAAGCAAGAGCCAACATAGGGCCAGTCTCTTGGCGGTGATGTTCCGGATCGTCCCCAGCATGATGTAGGTGTATGTAGGCTGGTGCCATTGCTCTGAGCCAATCGACGCATCGTCAGGGACCTCTGGGGGCCTGTGCCGTCCCCATCCGACTGAGATATGTCTCCCCATCCTCATGGGTCATGACAGTTTTGTCTCATCCTTAATCGAGCCCTATAGAACCGTGTCCGTGGACTCTGTAGATCGGCCAAGTAAACAATCAACTGCGGTCAGGCCTAGATTTCAATAGCGTTTACTGGTGTGCGGACATGGTTTGTTCTTTTCCAGACCTAAATTTCAGCTTCACTCTGGCCGACTTCCGCATGACCCCAAAGAAGCAAACTTGAAATTCATGCGGCATATCCCTGGCGAATCAGATCAGCCTCTACGAGATTGGTAGAGCACCAAAGGGTGTCTGTGGTGCCCTTCCACCTTATTGCTTCTTTTGCTCTCTAGCTTCCGCTAGCTAGACGTTGCCAACCTTATTAGCCTCCCTCACAACGTCCCGGCGCTTCGGGCCACCAGGAGGTTCTAGGCTTGGGTCACTATCGCTGAGGCTAACGCCAAGCTATCGAAAGAGGCTGGATTATTTGGGAACGGTTTCCAAATCCAGCTCATGTCCGCCGGTGAGGCTTCTGCTAACCCTTTCTCGAGCTCACTGAGCTGCGAGCGACAATGACTAGGCGCCACCGCAGAGCTCTGCAGCCAGAGGGCTGGATCACCATGAGCTGGCGCTTCCAGGACGGTCTAGTCTCGGGCACAGAGAGAAGCAATCCCCGCCCAACTAGTTGCATCGCTCGGGGTCTAGATCGTCGGAAGCAATTGCCGCCTCATGATTTTCACCCTTTGGGCGGGAAAGGGGCGTAGATGGCTATCAACTAGATGGAGAATCTACCACGATGCAAACAGCCTCGGACTTGTATAAGAAGCCCGTCTCCTTCGCACTCATCTCAACTCTTCAGGCAACAAGCTTCAATTCAATCATTGGTTAACAGACACCAGCAGCTCTTCTCTGGTCTCACAAGGCATCTGCCCTTGCCAATTCTTTGTTTGCTCCCCCCGACTCTCCCTCCTGAACATTCACCATGTTGTTCAAGGCTTTCTCCCTCAACCTGCTCCTGACCCTCGGGTCTGTGGCCGCCTCGTCCCTCAGCGAGCGCGACACCTCCTCTCTCGAGGCTCGTGTCACCTGCGGCAAGAACACTCTGAAGATCGGCAGCAAGTGTTACTGCAAGTCCATCGTCTTCAAGATGGACAGCAACGGCGACTGCGGCTGTGACGCCGGCTACAAGGTGTCCGGCCTCCTCTGTATCGCCGACTGCCCTGCCAGCGCCTACGTCAACTGGAAGAACCAGTGTGCTTGCCAAAAGAACTACCTCAAGTTCATTGGCGGCGACTGCAAGTGTCAGCAGGACAGCCAGACCGACGACGGCTCCAAGTGTACCGATATCTGCCCCGGCCCCCACAACAACTGGGTCAGCGGCACCCACTGCGAGTGCGATACCGACTTCGTCTCTGCTACTGCTCCTGGCACCGGCTGTGTTCGCGACTGCTCCAATGGTGCTACCCCCAACACCGACTCGACTGCCTGCGAGTGTCTTGCCGACCACTTTGTCCTGAAGGCCAACGGCAAGGAGTGCGAGTGTGACCCCGACTACATCCCTGGTGAGGGTGCCGACGCTGGAAAGTGTGTCCCCAAGTGCATCAACGGCGCCACCGCCACCACTGACCACAAATGCGAGTGTCTTGCCGATAACTTCAAGCTCACTGCCAACGGCCGAGAGTGCGAGTGCAAGGATGACTACGTTCCCGGTACCGGGTCTGACGCCGACAAGTGTGTCCCCAAGTGCTTCAACGGTGCTACTCCCCTGGACGACCACACCGGCTGCAAGTGTGAGGCCGCTAACTTCAAGCTCACCGCCAACGGCCGAGAGTGCGAGTGTGTCGATGACTACATCCCCGGCACTGGCGCCGACGCTGACAAGTGTGTCCCTCGATGCTCCAACGGTGCTACTCCCCTGGACGACCACACTGGCTGCAAGTGTGATGATGTCAACGCCCACCTTGTCAACGACGACCGCGAGTGTGCCTGCAACTCCAAGTACACCCCtggcagcggcagccagGCCGGTATCTGCATCCCCGACTGCTCCAACGGTGCTGTCCCCAAGGATGACCTCACTGGCTGCAAGTGTTCCGACATCAACGCTCAGCTCACCTCCAGCGAGCAGGAGTGCACGTGCAAGTCTCTCTTCAAGCCCGGTACTGGTGCTGATACTGGCTCTTGCGTCCCTGACTGCGGTACGGCTACtgccaaggccgacaagtCTGGATGCGAATGCACCAAGGATCACTTCCAGCTCAAGGACAACCAGGTCGACTGCGAGTGCACCCCTCCCTTCGTTCCTGGCACCGGCGCCAACTCTGACAAGTGTGTCCCTGTCTGTGTTGGTATTGCTACTCTGAAGGACGACGGAAGCGCCTGCAAGTGCCCCAGCAACGCTCACCTTAAGACTGGCGGCGTTGAGTGCGACTGTGACACCAACTATAAGCCCACCACCAAGCCCGCCAAGCAGCCCGCCTGCGTCTACGACTGCGGCTCCGCCAAGCTGAACCCTACCTTCAACGGCTGCATCTGCGACAAGCCCAACACTGAGTTCAAGGATGCCGCCACTGGCTGCGGCTGCAAGGCTGGCTACACTGGTCTCTCCCGATTCGGCTGTGTCTCTGACTGCGGCACCACCGATGCCAAGTGGAACAGCGCCAAGTCTACCTGCATCTGCAACGTCAAGGCCTACAAGTACACTCCTGCCAGCGGCTCCACCAGTGCCAGCTGCGCTTGCGAGAAGTCCACCGATGTCTACGAGGAGGGTGACGGTGTCTGCCACGAGCCCTGCGGCACCGATGCCGACTGGAACAAGAAGTCCCGCGCCTGCATTTGCCGCAAGAAGGGCATGCAGTTCAACAACGGTGCTTGTGCTTGCCCCAAGCCCGATGAGCAGAAGTGGAACGGCTCCAAGTGTGTCGCCGACTGCGGTGACGATGCTCAGTACGACAACAAGCAGGCTCGCTGCGTCTGCCTCAAGCGCGGCCAGAAGTGGGCTAACAAGGTCTGCTCTTGCGACCCTGGCTTCACCTGGAAGAACCAGAACAAGGGCTGCGTCGCCAACCCTGCTTAAGAGATCTCTTTTACGAGAGCGACTCCTGATTTGGGATTTTGACGGCCCACATTCATTAAAATGTCATGTTTCATGTTAATGTCACCTTCACTTCTTGTCTTGGTTGAGTTACTGAGAGGGAACGGAAGGGTTTCTTCGACTCACAGTACATAGTCCACACTCACTACTAAGAGCTATATTTACTTgttaatttatatttttgTGTTTCTGGAAACTCTTTGCCTTCTGCTCTCTGCGCCCTCGTGATTAACACTGTTTCTCCAACCTTGTGAAGTTTCTGTAAAACTAAAATGGCCTCCTGCTTTTGAAAGACCATGTTCCTCATGCCCTTGATCTACCATCCACTGGCCTCTGACTCAACTAGGCTACCGATGCAATTTAGGAGCGCCAAACGGCACTGACGCTAACTAAATCATCCCCCAAACAGGCTTACTCTCGAGCCAGGGATCGCCCTCTGCGAAGGTTCACCCATGTGGTACCTCAGTTCTCTAACCTTGTTCGTAGCTAGGAGTTGAAATTGATGAGACATTTGGTGGTCATGAATGACAACGATGTTTATGTTTGAGTGGAATAGAGATTGGTATATTTTGATATTAAACTCCAAGTGAACCCTGGTTGCCAGAAGCTGTGAGTCTTGTCGAAGCCTTCCTTCTACCATAACTCCCTCTATACTCCATACGTAAATTCGCGATACTTCTTTTGGTAGTAGTACGTCGCCAGTCCTCCAGCAGCACCAAGGGCCAAAGGAATTGGTGCCCTACCTCCCGTCTTGATTATCCGGGGGATAGCAGATCCAGTAAGAAGGACGCTGTTTCCGAGGGCAAGCTCGGCGCCATAGTCCTGGTTGGTCTTGAGAAGGTAGCCTAGAGCACAGTGATGAGTAAACAGGACAGCTAATTGTTAATTCTTAAGGGAGTTTTCATACCGGCATAGGCGTACGAGACGCCCAGTCCTAGCCCCGCGACGAGAGAGGGTGTTGAGCGGGTTCGCAGGTAGCCGGCGGTTCCGCCAGCCGCCACTGTTCGAAGTCAAGATTAGCCACGGATACGCAAGAATTGACACAGATTGAGACTTACAAAGACCGGCAAGGGTAAAGGAAGGGTGTTCGGCCATGGCTTAGACTTTAGTGACACTCAATGGCACTTCAATGGCTTCCAGAAAGTTGTTGCGTGAGGAGAACTTCGGGCCAGTGAAGGGAGATCGGCGCGGCCAATCAGGGTGACTAATCAATGACAAGGCCGAGTGAGTGGATGGCGAGATTCGGACCTCGGGGTTGAAGAAAGTCCGAGCTCAATTAGATCCGGTTGGCTCCGGAGAAGATAGACCGACGTGATTGGACAGATATGACAATTAGCGCTCTAACAACTATGGCGGTAATTTGGCACTCTTATGTTAGAGCCTTAACATCCCGACCGAGATCTTGGGAATGTTTTCAAGTTGAGTGTCCTTTCAGTTAATAACTTTAGTTAACGAATTGCACCCTGGCTTGAACGGCCTATTTGTTTCATAAATTTCCAGGCTGGGAGTATTTTGCTGTCTCCGAGGCGGAAAACTCACATCAACTAAGCCATCGTTCTCGAGCCGGTAACGATGAACAGTGCACACTATTCGAGAGACGCCTGGGTTTCATTACACATGCCACTGGCCTCAATAATTTATTGATACATAAGAGAGTACATGATGATGGTCCAGCCCAAAGCCCACCAGATGAGTTCCCTTCACCATCCCTCATCCAGGACAGTTAGTCCCTCATATCCCTGCCCCACGACTTCAGTGTCGACGAAAAACACAGCAATCGCCTTGGCCCTCTTGTGTTGACTGTTGTTCTCTCCGACCGTGTGGCGGCAACCAGGCTGCTCGATGAAGCTTTCTCCGACCTCGTACACCTTGGGTGGATTGCCATTCATGCCACTCAAGATGTGTCCCTCGGTTACAGGAGCCATAACTGTAGCCCCACCATGGCGATGGGGAGGCGTAAAGCCGTTTGGGGAGTAGTCGAGCTCAAGAGCGACGATGGACTTTCCAGATGCGCCTTTGAGCTCGTAGTCATAAAGCACTCGGATGGTCTCTCGTGGCTGAGTCCTGTGAGGCACACTGAGTCAATATACATACGATTGAAAATTCTACTGATTGCAACCTACTGTGTTTCTTTGGCTTTGGATTCCATTTTGGGAGGTTGGAGGAGAACCCAGGCAATGGGATGAGCATGTTACGAATTTGATGAACGATGATTATGCCATAGTAACCACTATTTATTCTTCCTGACCGTCAGCATCAATGACGGATATTCATAACATGGCCTAATgttcctcttccatctcaaaCCATTGGAAACGACTATCCGGATGCTGACTTGATAGTCGGGAACTACAGGCCGGATGCCGAGTTGTTCAGGGAATCGGAAATCCCCACCTCAATTGCCGATTCCCCGTGTAAACGGATTCCCGATGCTCTGCCCGTGTGCGCCGAGACGGCTGACCGGTAACTTAGTAAAGAGGGACATCTCTGAGAATCAGATGGTTTGTAATCTATTGGTGCGTGTTATTTAAGCCATGCTTCTTACTCATTGGCAGTATCGGGTCCTCATTCATCATTCCTCCCATATTGTACCAAGagccaccaccatcacccatCACCGCGATGAAAGCTGTTCAAATCCTGGGCGACAAGTCATGCCCCAAAATTGTCACCAATTGCTCTCTGGAAACCCCTAAGCCCGAAAATGACGATATTCTTGTCCAAGTCTACGCTGCCGGAATCACTGGCGACGAAGTTCTGTGGCCCGAAGTCTACAACACCCCAACCCGAATCCCGGGCCATGACATTTCTGGCATCATCTCTGCGCTTGGCCCTGGCTATTGCGGGCCTTTGAAGATTGGCCAGGAGGTTTTTGCGTTCCTGGATGCAgaccgaggtcaaggccaagcccaaTACGTCATTTGTTCCCCCGACGAAGTTGCTCCGAAGCCAGCATCCATCTCACATGCAGAGGCGGCTGCGCTGCCGATCCCGGTTCTGACAGCCTGGGAGGCAATGATTGAACACGGCAAGGTTGAGCCTGATATGAAGGTCCTTATTACTGGGGCTTCCGGTGCAGTTGGGATACTGTTCGTCCAGTTGGTCAAGCAGATGGTGGGAGCCCACGTTAttgccttggcctcagctCGACACCATCCAGCTCTTACGCAGTTTGGTGCGAGCGAAGTGGTGGACTACAATACTCCAAACTGGGAAAGGCTAATCTCGGATGTGGATGTTGTCTTTGATACTGTCGGCGGAGACGTCTTGGCCAAGACTTGGGAGACTGTCAAGGAGAACGGTGTTATTGTAACGGTTGGAGATCCGCCGCCACCCTGGGCTTTTGGACGGGGAACCGCTGTCGAATCTATCGGGAATCCAGGCGTAAGGTATCTGCACTTCATCGTCTCTGCCAACGCAGAAAGGCTACGGAAGGCATCAGAGATGATTGATGGTGGGCGTATCAAGGCATTGGCTGTCCAGGCTTTCCCGTTCCTCGAGGCAGAACAGGCCTGGCTTCATGCCCGGCAAAGAAATCGAGGACACAAGGTCGTGATTGACTTTGATGATGCCAATCATGATGTGTTGGCAGGGAAGAAGTAAGAGGAGTAGGGGCAGATTGTGTGGCTTGCTGTAATATATTGTTTCTTGTCTATGATCCTGTATAAATCGTGAGTCACTTCACAAGTCTCTTAACAGGCTCAACATAAAGTACCCACCGTGTCCAAAGCTCTTGGCGGACGGGACTTGGATGTAGAAATAGATAACATGTAAGAGATGCATCAGTGCACAACGATGCGTCAAGACCAGCGGGCTCTTATCATTACTGCCCTGTCCACCATGATATATCTGTGGCGAAATCACTGGAACTATACCATCCACATACTGTATCCATATTCGCAAGAGACGCCAGaatatcatcatcactgcTCAGCTGTCCGCCTTCGGAGCCAGGTATCTCCTGCCCCTCGCCGCCAGAGAGACTCGGTACTCCAGTTGACTGAGGAGTGTTGCCCTTTGTACTTTTTGGCCCTAGCCCAAGCACATGCCGTGCAATCATCTGAATCTCCCGCACATTCCTAGCTGTTCTGGGCCATACCTCTCCCAATGCTTTCAAACACCCAATGGTCATGCGGATCTGATCTC is from Fusarium keratoplasticum isolate Fu6.1 chromosome 11, whole genome shotgun sequence and encodes:
- a CDS encoding Cupin-2 domain-containing protein yields the protein MESKAKETQTQPRETIRVLYDYELKGASGKSIVALELDYSPNGFTPPHRHGGATVMAPVTEGHILSGMNGNPPKVYEVGESFIEQPGCRHTVGENNSQHKRAKAIAVFFVDTEVVGQGYEGLTVLDEGW
- a CDS encoding PKS-ER domain-containing protein, which translates into the protein MKAVQILGDKSCPKIVTNCSLETPKPENDDILVQVYAAGITGDEVLWPEVYNTPTRIPGHDISGIISALGPGYCGPLKIGQEVFAFLDADRGQGQAQYVICSPDEVAPKPASISHAEAAALPIPVLTAWEAMIEHGKVEPDMKVLITGASGAVGILFVQLVKQMVGAHVIALASARHHPALTQFGASEVVDYNTPNWERLISDVDVVFDTVGGDVLAKTWETVKENGVIVTVGDPPPPWAFGRGTAVESIGNPGVRYLHFIVSANAERLRKASEMIDGGRIKALAVQAFPFLEAEQAWLHARQRNRGHKVVIDFDDANHDVLAGKK